In Algihabitans albus, the following are encoded in one genomic region:
- a CDS encoding flagellar FliJ family protein, protein MTGAIENLVRLHRWTLDEKRRLLSDLERLAQRLSNDITLLDEEIASEQEVASRSLEGAVAYPAFVAVAKRRRDKLVESLRAVEAEGEEARMAVQTAFQELKKYELAQAGALKRAKDKAARAEQLVEDELGLELHRRRGQR, encoded by the coding sequence ATGACGGGAGCTATCGAGAATCTGGTTCGATTGCATCGCTGGACTCTCGACGAGAAGCGGCGTTTGCTGTCCGATCTGGAGCGACTAGCTCAGCGTCTCAGCAACGATATCACCCTGCTGGACGAAGAGATCGCCTCCGAGCAGGAAGTGGCGTCCCGTTCGCTCGAAGGCGCAGTGGCCTATCCGGCCTTTGTCGCTGTCGCCAAGCGACGACGCGACAAGCTTGTCGAGAGCCTCCGCGCGGTCGAGGCGGAAGGCGAAGAGGCCCGGATGGCCGTGCAAACGGCGTTTCAGGAACTCAAGAAGTACGAGTTGGCCCAGGCCGGCGCTCTCAAGCGCGCCAAGGACAAAGCGGCGCGGGCCGAGCAACTGGTCGAAGATGAGCTGGGTCTCGAACTCCATCGTCGCAGAGGTCAGAGATAA
- the fliI gene encoding flagellar protein export ATPase FliI, whose product MPLSAAETIFDEISRLSDHRLYGRVAGVLGMTVEVAGLERVLSIGSRCEILARGERRLPCEVVGFRDGRALLLPFGKLDGVGLGCRAELAEAEPVVHPAAGWLGRVVNALGEPIDGKGPLPQGQQAYALRADPPPAHGRARVGGKIDLGVRALNSFLTCCRGQRMGIFAGSGVGKSVLLSMLARYTATDVNVIGLIGERGREVQEWLEDDLGPEGLARSIVVVATSDEPPLMRRQAAHLTLSLAEAFRDQGREVLCLIDSVTRFAMAMREIGLSAGEPPASKGYTPSVFAELPRLLERAGPGQAGQGAITGLFTVLVEGDDHNEPVADSVRGILDGHIVLERQIAERGRYPAVNILRSVSRTMPACNSPEENDLIERARRLLSTYENMGELIRIGAYRQGSDAAVDEAIQHYPAIEAVLKQDKCERADLAGGYAALANALGLDWPPEVASAPPDEDETATGQPEAQEGASA is encoded by the coding sequence ATGCCACTTTCAGCCGCCGAAACGATTTTTGATGAAATTTCACGTCTCTCCGATCATCGGCTCTATGGCCGAGTGGCCGGTGTCCTGGGCATGACCGTCGAAGTGGCCGGCCTCGAGCGGGTGCTGTCGATCGGATCCCGTTGCGAAATTCTGGCGCGCGGTGAGCGGCGCTTGCCTTGCGAGGTGGTCGGTTTCCGGGATGGCCGGGCCTTGTTGCTGCCTTTCGGCAAGCTCGACGGCGTCGGCCTAGGCTGCAGGGCCGAGCTGGCCGAGGCGGAACCGGTCGTGCATCCGGCCGCGGGATGGCTGGGTCGCGTGGTCAATGCACTGGGTGAGCCGATCGATGGCAAGGGCCCTTTGCCGCAGGGACAGCAGGCCTATGCGTTGCGCGCCGACCCTCCGCCGGCACATGGACGCGCGCGCGTCGGCGGCAAGATCGACCTGGGCGTGCGGGCGCTTAACAGCTTCCTGACCTGCTGCCGCGGTCAGCGAATGGGGATCTTCGCCGGGTCTGGCGTGGGTAAGTCTGTGCTGCTCTCAATGCTAGCCCGTTACACCGCGACCGATGTCAACGTGATCGGCCTGATCGGAGAGCGCGGGCGCGAAGTGCAGGAGTGGCTGGAGGACGACCTGGGCCCCGAAGGTCTGGCCCGCTCGATCGTCGTGGTCGCGACCTCCGACGAGCCGCCGCTGATGCGCCGGCAGGCTGCGCACCTGACTCTCAGTTTGGCCGAGGCGTTCCGCGATCAGGGCCGGGAGGTGCTGTGCCTCATCGATTCCGTGACCCGTTTCGCAATGGCAATGCGGGAAATCGGGTTGTCAGCCGGCGAACCTCCCGCGAGCAAGGGCTACACGCCCTCCGTCTTTGCCGAACTGCCGCGCTTGCTGGAGCGGGCGGGTCCTGGCCAGGCCGGGCAGGGCGCCATCACCGGGCTGTTCACTGTGTTGGTGGAAGGTGACGACCACAACGAACCCGTGGCCGATTCCGTCCGTGGCATCCTCGATGGTCACATCGTGCTGGAACGCCAGATCGCCGAACGCGGCCGCTATCCCGCCGTCAACATCCTGCGCAGCGTTTCGCGCACCATGCCGGCCTGCAACTCGCCGGAGGAAAACGATCTGATCGAGCGCGCTCGCCGCCTGCTCTCAACTTATGAAAACATGGGCGAGTTGATCCGCATCGGCGCCTATCGACAGGGCAGCGACGCAGCGGTGGACGAGGCAATCCAGCACTATCCGGCGATCGAGGCCGTCCTGAAGCAGGATAAATGCGAGCGTGCCGATCTGGCGGGCGGTTATGCCGCACTCGCCAACGCATTGGGCCTCGACTGGCCCCCTGAGGTAGCTTCCGCTCCGCCGGATGAAGATGAAACTGCTACGGGTCAACCGGAGGCGCAGGAGGGCGCGTCGGCATGA
- the ctrA gene encoding response regulator transcription factor CtrA yields the protein MRVLLVEDDTATAQSIEMMLRSEGYVCDVTDMGEDGLEIGKLYDYDIIVLDVMLPDIDGYEVLRRLRSARVNTPILILSGLTALDEKIKGLGFGADDYLTKPFDKRELVARIQAIVRRSKGHSESIIRTGRLAVNLDTRTVEVDSQPIHLTGKEYGILELLSLRKGTTLTKEMFLNHLYGGIDEPELKIIDVFVCKLRKKLASATQGVNYIETVWGRGYVLRDPQEVPGQEEPEKQVANA from the coding sequence ATGCGTGTTCTGCTCGTCGAGGACGATACCGCCACCGCCCAAAGTATCGAGATGATGCTCCGTTCCGAAGGTTACGTGTGCGATGTGACCGACATGGGCGAAGATGGGCTGGAAATCGGCAAACTCTATGACTACGACATCATCGTCTTGGATGTGATGCTGCCGGATATTGACGGCTACGAGGTACTGAGACGGCTGCGCTCCGCGCGCGTCAACACGCCGATCTTGATCCTCTCCGGCCTCACAGCGCTTGACGAGAAAATCAAGGGGCTGGGCTTCGGTGCCGACGATTATCTGACCAAGCCTTTCGACAAGCGCGAGTTGGTCGCTCGTATTCAAGCGATCGTTCGCCGCTCGAAAGGGCACTCGGAATCGATTATCCGCACCGGCCGCTTGGCGGTGAATCTCGACACCCGCACGGTCGAGGTCGATAGCCAGCCCATCCACTTGACCGGCAAGGAGTACGGCATCCTGGAGCTGCTGTCTCTGCGCAAGGGCACGACGCTCACCAAGGAGATGTTCCTGAACCATCTCTACGGCGGTATCGACGAACCGGAGCTCAAGATCATCGACGTCTTCGTATGTAAGCTACGCAAGAAGCTGGCCTCCGCCACGCAAGGCGTGAACTACATCGAGACTGTCTGGGGCCGCGGCTACGTTCTGCGCGATCCCCAGGAAGTGCCTGGTCAGGAAGAGCCCGAGAAGCAAGTCGCCAACGCTTAG
- a CDS encoding MipA/OmpV family protein, protein MLIPTGLLRHASPADLLFGQREVPSAAKTVARIAVATLLISGLCLVLSSPAKAGDWDVTVGAGATYGPEYPGADEYSISPLPYVDVTWRDRLFLRSEQGLGGYVINWAEREDSLIEGLSVGLSVRPSESRDEDDDNRLDGLGDIDLSAEVGLFATLEVGFLEFGAELYQDVGNGHEGLRGEVSTGVGHQLTERLSVGAETFLQFGDGQYLESFFGVTGRQAARSRFGRYDAGAGLYGAGVSLSSRYQLTESWSLLGFVEYSRLVGDAADSPIVENEGAVEVGGFIAYRF, encoded by the coding sequence GTGCTTATTCCAACAGGTCTTCTACGTCATGCTTCGCCTGCGGATCTGCTGTTTGGACAGCGCGAAGTCCCGAGTGCGGCCAAGACTGTCGCCAGGATCGCGGTGGCAACGCTTTTGATATCGGGCTTGTGTCTCGTTCTGTCGTCTCCTGCCAAAGCCGGCGACTGGGACGTGACGGTCGGTGCTGGAGCGACCTACGGTCCCGAGTATCCGGGTGCCGATGAGTACAGCATTTCACCTCTGCCCTATGTCGACGTCACCTGGCGTGACCGGCTGTTCTTGCGCAGCGAGCAGGGCCTGGGCGGCTACGTCATCAACTGGGCGGAGCGGGAAGACAGCCTGATCGAGGGGCTCTCGGTAGGGCTGTCGGTGCGCCCGTCGGAGAGTCGGGACGAGGATGACGACAACCGGCTGGATGGCCTCGGCGACATCGACCTGTCGGCTGAAGTGGGCCTATTCGCGACGCTGGAGGTCGGCTTCCTGGAGTTTGGCGCGGAACTCTATCAGGATGTCGGCAATGGCCATGAAGGCTTAAGAGGTGAAGTCAGCACTGGGGTCGGTCACCAACTCACCGAGCGTCTCTCGGTCGGGGCAGAGACCTTCCTGCAATTCGGCGACGGACAGTATCTCGAGAGCTTCTTCGGCGTGACGGGACGACAGGCCGCCCGCAGCCGCTTCGGGCGCTACGATGCGGGGGCGGGCCTCTATGGTGCCGGTGTCTCGTTATCGAGCCGCTACCAACTCACCGAAAGCTGGAGCCTGCTCGGCTTCGTCGAGTACAGCCGCCTTGTCGGCGACGCCGCAGACAGCCCGATCGTCGAGAACGAAGGGGCCGTCGAAGTCGGCGGCTTCATCGCTTACCGATTTTAG